A genomic region of Oryza glaberrima chromosome 1, OglaRS2, whole genome shotgun sequence contains the following coding sequences:
- the LOC127753755 gene encoding putative transcription factor bHLH107, with product MAECQPLQLQEGKKLQELQPYDGCNPSVYRGPILLPRQANSAPPAVPPEMSSSSGSGRSATEARALKIHSEAERRRRERINAHLTTLRRMIPDTKQMDKATLLARVVDQVKDLKRKASEITQRTPLPPETNEVSIECFTGDAAAAATAVAGNHKTLYIKASISCDDRPDLIAGITHAFHGLRLRMVRAEMTSLGGRVQHVFILCREEGIAGGVSLKSLKEAVRQALAKVASPELVYGSSHFQSKRQRILESHCSIMSI from the exons ATGGCTGAATGCCAACCTCTGCAACTGCAAGAAGGCAAGAAGCTGCAAGAGCTGCAGCCATACGATGGCTGTAATCCTTCAGTGTACAGAGGCCCAATTCTGCTGCCCCGGCAGGCCaactcggcgccgccggccgtgccGCCGGAGATGTCGTCCTCGTCGGGGTCAGGGAGAAGCGCGACGGAGGCGAGAGCGTTGAAGATCCACAGCGAGGctgaacggcggcggcgagagaggaTCAATGCTCATCTGACCACACTGAGGAGAATGATCCCTGATACTAAGCAG ATGGACAAAGCCACCTTGTTAGCCAGAGTGGTGGACCAAGTGAAGGACCTGAAGAGGAAAGCAAGTGAGATCACACAAAGAACACCTCTCCCTCCAGAGACCAACGAAGTCTCCATCGAATGCTTCAccggagacgccgccgccgccgccaccgccgtcgccggcaaccacAAGACCTTGTACATCAAGGCTTCCATCAGCTGCGACGACCGGCCGGACCTCATCGCCGGGATCACCCACGCATTCCATGGCCTGAGGCTGAGGATGGTCAGAGCAGAGATGACATCTCTGGGAGGAAGGGTGCAGCATGTGTTCATATTGTGCAGGGAGGAAGGCATTGCAGGTGGTGTGAGCCTCAAGTCTCTGAAGGAGGCTGTCAGGCAGGCACTAGCCAAGGTTGCCTCTCCTGAATTGGTATATGGCAGCAGTCACTTTCAGAGCAAGAGGCAGAGGATCCTGGAGTCACATTGCTCAATTATGTCCATATAG